One stretch of Trichomycterus rosablanca isolate fTriRos1 chromosome 3, fTriRos1.hap1, whole genome shotgun sequence DNA includes these proteins:
- the adnp2a gene encoding activity-dependent neuroprotective protein 2a, whose amino-acid sequence MYQVPVKDVGKIRRSRKKVKNILRDIALLDCQELIKDYKPFDAGEGSFNNTEWSDFTDGHLGKQRKKWKYRTEALCCSLCKFSTRSFYAFRNHVQRCHEEERDIASLSNCPKCTFIGHPKITGLHIKYFHTTPGRPAPTVTQPVIVPAKTLPATASVVSADDRYSCVNCGYSDSLMYVMKKHVLVNHHATMLNRYFGLGLEKADGVPKSKYYCKECKLPAETIEHLLYHILSSDKHKELHWQVMPFIRERHVSGQNQGGKNVSVVGRPNVIQQTKQARGSAVPNSNGNMFLPGANNAAALLCSAESRQIFLSSQTPALLSAQQQNLATLPTSQVVKSLNMVVPGISQNVGKRVPMAMTVPRLSQAQSHQQVLFQPGLQVTVPGKAAIRPSILMTHRLQVNQPVPRPPIVASPSVRLVPTGNKVNGVPTYTLAPVQMTTVPVQSKTGQVVNSTPQNEAQVGRSSVPTLLVPAKPGPSSRNRVSIKSNRPNKLAVFAPFLKRQNDDTVKCLRCKVVLTEQWIFQHLLHGLRCLFCPLMFYSFKQIMEHSNKEHSLKVKENQSFIKKEFDLNCDSEGSLDFSTFSLNTNVPKDLLDNQELNLVLVTSAQEKIYIKMYPDSAKAVYPPSQKSIPTDCPVCHLKLKSSQGYEHHLKTVHHIVPTVHAILKSPAFKCIYCFGVYSEKSTPKTISIHVQRCRCAPKSIKDAEKFSPGSTGHMNGDLKNPIQQTGGLQQQSGKREAAAEKNLIKSIRAGKPNWSGPSVKLVLDPAGMEMRSYEDRKEFLTKYFHSKPYLSKMEMLTLAAHLWLNKSDVLSHFGTKRSRCMKAIQKRRTVVLLGFNMTEVNKLKHDLYIPEVASAV is encoded by the exons ATGTATCAAGTACCAGTGAAAGATGTAGGAAAAATCAGAAGATCACGGAAGAAAGTAAAGAACATTCTACGTGACATTGCATTGCTGGATTGTCAGGAACTGATAAAG GATTACAAACCTTTTGATGCTGGTGAGGGAAGTTTTAACAATACAGAATGGTCAGACTTCACAGATGGTCACCTTggcaaacaaagaaaaaag TGGAAATACCGGACCGAGGCACTGTGCTGCAGCCTGTGCAAATTTTCCACACGGTCGTTTTATGCCTTCAGAAATCACGTGCAGCGGTGCCACGAGGAGGAGAGAGACATTGCATCACTTTCCAATTGCCCCAAATGCACTTTTATAGGGCACCCAAAAATCACAGGGCTCCATATCAAGTATTTTCACACCACGCCTGGAAGACCAGCACCCACAGTCACCCAGCCTGTGATTGTACCTGCAAAGACCCTTCCAGCCACAGCTTCTGTTGTCTCTGCTGATGATAGGTATTCATGTGTGAACTGTGGTTACAGTGACTCTCTAATGTACGTGATGAAGAAACATGTTTTGGTAAACCATCACGCTACGATGTTGAACCGGTACTTTGGACTGGGTTTGGAAAAGGCAGATGGTGTGCCGAAGTCCAAGTATTACTGCAAAGAGTGTAAATTGCCTGCTGAGACCATAGAACATCTACTATATCACATATTGAGTTCAGACAAGCATAAGGAGCTGCATTGGCAAGTTATGCCATTTATTAGAGAAAGACATGTCTCCGGTCAAAATCAGGGTGGTAAAAACGTGAGCGTGGTTGGACGGCCCAACGTGATTCAACAGACTAAACAAGCGAGAGGAAGTGCAGTGCCTAATTCGAATGGTAATATGTTTCTACCGGGGGCGAACAACGCAGCAGCTCTTCTGTGCTCTGCTGAAAGCAGGCAGATCTTCCTCTCCTCTCAGACTCCAGCTTTACTTTCTGCCCAGCAGCAAAATTTGGCTACTTTGCCAACCTCCCAGGTTGTAAAGTCATTAAATATGGTGGTTCCTGGTATCTCGCAGAACGTTGGAAAACGGGTTCCCATGGCCATGACAGTGCCCAGACTTTCCCAAGCTCAATCGCATCAGCAGGTGCTCTTTCAACCGGGACTTCAGGTCACTGTCCCTGGTAAAGCTGCCATTCGTCCATCCATACTTATGACGCACAGATTACAGGTAAACCAGCCTGTTCCACGACCGCCAATCGTGGCCTCTCCCTCTGTTCGTCTCGTTCCTACAGGCAACAAAGTCAACGGTGTTCCAACATACACTCTGGCTCCTGTTCAAATGACCACCGTACCTGTCCAGTCCAAGACTGGTCAAGTAGTCAATAGTACACCACAGAATGAAGCTCAAGTTGGCAGGTCTTCAGTACCCACTTTATTAGTACCTGCAAAGCCGGGACCTTCATCAAGAAACCGGGTGTCGATAAAAAGTAATCGACCAAACAAATTGGCTGTCTTTGCTCCATTTCTGAAAAGGCAGAATGATGATACTGTTAAATGCCTGAGGTGCAAGGTTGTGTTAACTGAACAGTGGATCTTTCAGCATTTACTGCATGGCTTGAGGTGTCTGTTCTGTCCCTTGATGTTTTACTCCTTTAAGCAGATCATGGAGCACTCAAACAAAGAACACAGCTTAAAAGTCAAGGAAAACCAAAGCTTCATCAAAAAAGAGTTTGATCTCAACTGCGACAGTGAGGGCAGTCTGGATTTTTCCACTTTTAGTTTAAACACAAATGTGCCAAAAGACTTACTAGATAACCAAGAACTTAACCTCGTGCTGGTGACCAGTGCTCAAGAAAAGATATACATTAAGATGTATCCAGACTCTGCAAAAGCAGTATACCCACCTTCACAAAAATCCATACCTACCGACTGTCCAGTTTGCCACCTGAAGCTGAAAAGTTCTCAGGGCTATGAGCACCATTTGAAAACAGTCCATCATATTGTGCCCACAGTCCATGCTATACTGAAATCTCCTGCCTTCAAGTGCATATACTGCTTTGGTGTTTATTCTGAAAAGTCTACCCCAAAAACCATTTCCATTCATGTCCAGAGATGCCGCTGTGCCCCCAAGAGCATCAAGGATGCTGAGAAGTTCAGTCCAGGCTCAACTGGGCATATGAATGGTGATTTAAAAAACCCCATCCAACAGACGGGGGGCTTACAGCAGCAGAGCGGAAAGAGAGAAGCAGCTGCAGAAAAGAATCTCATCAAGAGCATCAGGGCAGGCAAGCCGAACTGGTCCGGTCCTTCAGTTAAACTGGTCCTGGACCCAGCAGGAATGGAGATGCGATCCTATGAAGATAGGAAAGAGTTCCTCACCAAGTACTTTCACAGTAAGCCCTACCTGTCAAAAATGGAGATGCTCACACTTGCAGCCCATCTGTGGTTGAACAAGTCTGATGTACTTTCGCACTTCGGTACTAAGCGAAGCAGGTGCATGAAAGCAATCCAAAAGAGGAGGACCGTTGTACTGCTAGGCTTCAACATGACTGAGgtgaataaattaaaacatgatTTGTATATTCCAGAGGTAGCATCTGCTGTCTGA